Proteins encoded by one window of Candidatus Nezhaarchaeota archaeon:
- the mfnA gene encoding tyrosine decarboxylase MfnA, protein MLEIGEDPQKVLEELVRKLSVDINRFSSRALGSMCPKPPLIAKIAYFIGMDANVGDRGVWRTVAELEEEVIRGLGGLLSNPNACGAIVSCGSEANIVALWAARNLSKKREVIVPASCHVSFHKAADLLKLKLIKAPLNSDYTVDVNYIKHKVTSKTAAIVGIAGTTALGVVDPIEELSEIALKKGVYLHVDAAFGGMILPFLKELGYKVPDFDFKLDGVCSITVDPHKMGLAPIPAGGILFKDQELVEVITHETPYLAGGNVRSFTIAGSRPGGSVAAVWALMKILGKSGYREIVRRCMKLTERLVLGIEHDEALELVTKPVMNIVGVRSRFINLKVFSKAMRHLGWLLSEFPTHLRIVLMPHHTDELIDELLQDLKRAATRNLKSNFNKLDIRVKGDGAL, encoded by the coding sequence ATGCTTGAGATTGGAGAGGACCCACAAAAGGTGTTAGAGGAGCTTGTTAGAAAACTTAGTGTTGACATCAATAGATTTAGCTCCAGGGCTTTAGGATCCATGTGCCCCAAGCCCCCATTAATAGCGAAGATAGCCTACTTCATCGGCATGGATGCTAATGTAGGTGATAGAGGAGTATGGAGGACTGTAGCTGAGCTTGAGGAGGAGGTTATTAGGGGTTTGGGGGGCCTTCTTTCAAATCCCAATGCTTGTGGTGCAATAGTTTCATGTGGCAGTGAAGCTAACATAGTGGCTTTATGGGCTGCAAGAAATTTAAGTAAAAAGCGTGAGGTCATAGTGCCAGCTTCATGCCACGTATCATTTCATAAGGCTGCAGATCTATTAAAACTGAAGCTCATTAAGGCTCCTTTAAATAGTGACTACACAGTCGATGTTAACTACATTAAACATAAGGTAACCAGCAAGACAGCCGCGATAGTTGGCATAGCTGGGACAACAGCTCTAGGTGTAGTCGACCCAATAGAGGAATTAAGTGAAATAGCCTTAAAGAAGGGGGTTTACCTACACGTTGATGCAGCGTTTGGAGGTATGATACTCCCATTCTTAAAAGAGCTTGGCTACAAGGTTCCCGACTTCGACTTTAAGCTTGATGGTGTTTGCTCAATAACTGTTGATCCGCATAAGATGGGCTTAGCTCCAATACCCGCTGGAGGGATACTATTTAAAGATCAAGAGCTCGTTGAAGTGATAACTCATGAAACCCCTTACTTAGCTGGAGGAAACGTTAGGAGCTTCACAATAGCTGGCAGTAGACCGGGGGGCTCTGTGGCAGCTGTTTGGGCGCTAATGAAAATCTTGGGTAAAAGCGGCTATAGGGAGATCGTTAGAAGGTGTATGAAGTTAACGGAGAGGCTGGTTCTAGGCATTGAGCATGATGAAGCCTTAGAGCTTGTGACTAAACCGGTCATGAACATAGTTGGTGTTAGATCTAGGTTCATAAACTTAAAGGTCTTCTCGAAAGCGATGAGGCACCTTGGATGGCTTCTATCAGAGTTTCCAACACACTTGAGGATAGTCCTAATGCCTCATCATACCGACGAGCTTATCGATGAGCTTCTTCAAGACCTTAAAAGGGCAGCTACACGTAACCTCAAGAGCAACTTTAATAAATTAGACATTAGAGTTAAAGGTGATGGAGCGCTCTGA
- a CDS encoding 4Fe-4S dicluster domain-containing protein, with amino-acid sequence MIVAKEVTEVVEVEPREKPFIERFVSYRSLTRRVFYIDIERCIGCKSCEAACARVHGGSPRMYIQTLSEFNVPMHCQHCEVPACVESCPEKAIDVTNEGFTIINEAKCVACKACVVACPFGIPRLEEERKVVVKCDMCIDRIRQGLEPACVATCTSEALKFINCIGCNICVISCPFAK; translated from the coding sequence ATGATAGTAGCTAAGGAGGTTACTGAAGTGGTTGAGGTTGAGCCTAGAGAGAAACCGTTTATTGAGAGGTTTGTGTCTTATAGATCCTTAACTAGAAGAGTCTTCTACATTGATATTGAGAGGTGCATAGGTTGTAAATCGTGCGAAGCTGCTTGCGCTAGAGTCCATGGTGGATCACCAAGAATGTACATACAGACACTTTCAGAGTTTAATGTGCCGATGCACTGTCAACACTGCGAGGTTCCTGCGTGTGTTGAATCTTGCCCTGAAAAAGCCATAGACGTCACAAACGAGGGGTTCACCATAATAAATGAAGCTAAGTGTGTAGCGTGTAAGGCTTGTGTGGTAGCTTGTCCCTTCGGCATTCCAAGGCTCGAAGAAGAGAGGAAAGTAGTTGTTAAGTGTGATATGTGCATTGATAGGATAAGACAAGGGTTAGAGCCTGCCTGCGTGGCTACATGCACTTCAGAGGCCTTGAAGTTCATAAACTGCATAGGCTGTAACATATGCGTCATCTCATGTCCATTTGCTAAATGA
- a CDS encoding 4Fe-4S binding protein: protein MLSLPLDKLAWCITGAGHYILESIEVMETLLARGFKITVFISQAGLEVVRIYGLENRLRAIANGSYYRELVGPSDGASCAKAGRLLMKMYRALIVSPATANTVAKIVRGIADTPPTIAVAQALKGGVKVVIVPTDIELEYETETPHMVDRAICEEFKCQTCRPIFSCPVRAFDLVDGLGHIDLSKCIGCSSCIKACPFGAVKFRVKVKARSSPIDLENVKKLMSMKNVVVLKRPADILCEI from the coding sequence GTGTTGAGCTTACCACTAGATAAGTTAGCATGGTGCATAACTGGAGCGGGCCACTACATTCTCGAAAGCATAGAGGTCATGGAGACGCTCTTAGCCAGGGGCTTCAAGATAACAGTGTTCATATCTCAAGCGGGCCTTGAGGTCGTTAGGATTTATGGTTTAGAGAACAGGTTGAGAGCCATAGCTAATGGTAGCTATTATAGGGAGCTTGTGGGTCCAAGTGATGGAGCTAGCTGCGCTAAAGCTGGTAGGCTCCTAATGAAGATGTACCGAGCTTTGATAGTCTCGCCGGCTACAGCCAACACTGTAGCCAAGATAGTTAGAGGGATAGCTGACACACCACCGACAATAGCCGTAGCGCAGGCACTCAAGGGTGGCGTGAAGGTGGTGATTGTCCCTACAGATATCGAGTTAGAGTACGAGACTGAGACTCCACACATGGTTGATAGAGCAATTTGTGAGGAGTTTAAGTGTCAAACTTGTAGACCCATATTCTCGTGCCCAGTGAGAGCCTTTGACCTCGTTGACGGGCTAGGTCACATAGACCTCTCTAAGTGTATTGGTTGTTCTAGTTGCATCAAAGCCTGCCCATTCGGGGCAGTTAAGTTTAGGGTTAAGGTAAAAGCTAGAAGTAGTCCTATAGACTTAGAGAACGTCAAGAAACTCATGTCGATGAAGAACGTTGTGGTTCTCAAGAGACCGGCTGATATACTATGTGAGATATGA
- the hdrB gene encoding CoB--CoM heterodisulfide reductase subunit B has protein sequence MSTLRYAFFLGCIMPNRYPGLESSIRRVFKELGIELVDMKGASCCPAPGVARSFSFDAWLTLAARNLSIAEEMGLDVVTGCNGCYATLREVSHEYHAKERIREKVNSYLSQIGRSFNGKIQAKHVLEVLYFDIGVENLKKFIKKQLNLRAVVHYGCHLIKPSNKRPWMESVERPRFFDELVEVTGAKSVDVKDKYMCCGAGGGVRSGVIDVALDITREKIENAYASKADCIVNACSFCHLQFDLGQVEINKARNTSYSMPIIYYTQLLGLAMGFSPKELGLHQNFISVEPLLKKIGTA, from the coding sequence ATGTCCACATTAAGATATGCCTTCTTCTTAGGCTGCATCATGCCGAATAGGTATCCAGGCCTTGAATCCTCAATTAGGAGGGTCTTTAAAGAACTTGGGATAGAGCTCGTAGACATGAAGGGGGCCTCTTGCTGTCCAGCCCCCGGAGTGGCAAGGTCTTTTAGCTTTGATGCATGGCTTACACTTGCGGCTCGAAATTTATCAATAGCTGAAGAGATGGGTCTAGATGTTGTGACTGGTTGTAATGGTTGTTATGCCACGCTCAGAGAAGTAAGTCATGAATATCATGCTAAGGAGCGAATTAGGGAAAAAGTGAATAGCTACCTCTCTCAGATTGGGAGATCATTCAATGGCAAGATTCAGGCCAAGCACGTCCTTGAAGTGCTCTACTTTGATATTGGAGTTGAGAACCTCAAGAAATTTATAAAGAAACAATTAAACCTCCGAGCCGTAGTTCATTACGGTTGCCATCTAATAAAGCCTAGCAATAAGAGACCATGGATGGAAAGTGTTGAGAGGCCTAGATTCTTTGATGAGCTTGTGGAAGTAACAGGGGCTAAAAGTGTTGATGTGAAGGATAAATACATGTGTTGTGGTGCTGGTGGAGGTGTTAGGTCAGGGGTTATTGATGTCGCCCTCGACATAACGAGGGAGAAGATTGAGAATGCATATGCAAGTAAAGCTGATTGCATCGTGAACGCCTGTTCCTTCTGCCATCTACAGTTCGACTTAGGCCAAGTTGAAATAAATAAGGCTCGTAACACTTCATACAGTATGCCCATAATCTATTACACGCAACTATTGGGCCTGGCCATGGGCTTTAGCCCTAAGGAACTTGGCTTGCATCAGAACTTCATAAGCGTCGAACCCCTCCTAAAGAAGATAGGTACTGCATGA
- a CDS encoding 4Fe-4S dicluster domain-containing protein, whose protein sequence is MSPDSQVKLEEFRKLLLEFARKKGIIPAEVAIEVPELVKGFGKPIFDSDKCWGCAACSVQCLGNALRLIETQNRRRIYMDYWKCVACEECSIKCPKEAVKVERIFDLSSFLSDEPALVVDVELRRCTLCGSSISSVKQVEEVCDLIKALPISQIHLDRIRSLCEECKKIVTAKILLMSRGVSIEKG, encoded by the coding sequence ATGAGCCCAGATTCCCAAGTAAAGCTAGAGGAGTTTAGGAAGCTATTACTCGAGTTTGCGAGAAAGAAGGGCATCATCCCAGCTGAAGTTGCAATCGAAGTTCCCGAACTAGTGAAGGGCTTTGGCAAACCGATATTTGACTCAGATAAGTGTTGGGGGTGCGCTGCCTGCTCTGTTCAGTGTCTAGGCAATGCATTAAGGCTTATCGAAACTCAGAATAGAAGAAGGATATATATGGACTATTGGAAGTGCGTAGCTTGCGAAGAATGCTCTATTAAGTGCCCCAAAGAAGCAGTTAAAGTTGAGAGGATTTTTGACCTCTCAAGCTTCTTAAGTGATGAGCCCGCTCTTGTGGTTGATGTCGAACTTCGTAGATGCACACTTTGTGGAAGCTCCATATCATCAGTTAAGCAAGTCGAGGAGGTGTGTGACTTAATAAAGGCGTTGCCCATATCTCAAATCCACCTTGACAGGATAAGATCCCTATGTGAGGAATGCAAGAAGATTGTTACGGCCAAGATCCTGCTCATGAGTAGAGGTGTAAGTATTGAAAAAGGTTAG
- a CDS encoding molybdopterin-dependent oxidoreductase: MKKVRSICPFCCLGCGLELLVDDGRIVGVEYLPDHPNEGSLCSRGNTSYEIIQHPERLATPLVREGDEFKSTSWDYALKFLSNKLIEIRSKHGPHSIGVIASARMSNEDCYVTQKFARIVLGTANIDSPARLTHAATLKVLVDSLGYPWATCSLDLIESSDIIFMIGANPFEVNPVLARRILRARDRGAIIIVVDPRRTKTSWKSDLHLQVKPGRDLELLLSILNVIVSSKMVKEEAWSVKGFEEIAKLSESYAPEVVESDVGVSSKMIREAALRLALSKKPIVMYSHGITQQLRALDTLRALIALSTAIGVFFSGGLIPLTDRSNMQGASDVGCLAEYGPGYEPTSRGLTIAEMVKAAERGDLKALVVIGFDLASSLPSFEYVRNVLRNLDLLVVIDIFPNETAKLAHVILPACSWAEYDGTYTNIEGRVQRAFKAIEPFNDARPTWLILSELATIMGSKALHYISWVDVFKEMTLAVKQYSELSIDEVSRVGGQLVKKNFKAELKLEPLKLKLEPPKSRPDKFTLIAGRATHHLDNGDLTRKLSFAMKQLPGPYIEVSQEDASKLGLSEGDEVEVRGARESLKVKVKLAPKGLSSTLFMPIHFHPCSPVSLMDLEIDEETKAPQLKHVNVELVKSG, encoded by the coding sequence TTGAAAAAGGTTAGGTCAATATGCCCTTTTTGTTGTCTTGGTTGTGGTCTAGAACTGCTGGTGGATGATGGGAGGATCGTAGGTGTAGAGTACCTCCCAGATCATCCAAATGAGGGCTCTTTATGCAGTCGAGGCAACACTAGCTACGAGATCATACAACACCCTGAAAGGCTTGCAACTCCACTAGTTAGAGAGGGCGATGAATTTAAGAGTACTAGCTGGGACTATGCTCTTAAGTTTCTGTCCAACAAGTTGATAGAGATAAGGTCTAAGCATGGTCCGCATTCGATAGGCGTCATAGCCTCAGCTAGAATGTCAAATGAAGATTGCTACGTAACTCAAAAATTTGCTAGAATAGTCTTAGGGACAGCAAACATAGATAGCCCGGCTAGATTAACTCATGCAGCTACTCTAAAGGTTCTGGTTGATAGTCTAGGATACCCGTGGGCTACATGCAGCTTGGACTTAATAGAGTCCTCCGACATAATATTCATGATCGGAGCAAACCCATTTGAAGTGAATCCAGTCTTGGCTAGAAGAATTTTAAGAGCTAGAGATAGAGGAGCAATAATAATTGTTGTAGATCCTAGACGCACAAAAACTAGTTGGAAGTCAGATCTACATCTCCAAGTTAAGCCTGGACGAGACTTAGAGCTTCTTCTATCAATACTAAACGTGATAGTGTCATCAAAGATGGTTAAGGAGGAAGCTTGGAGCGTTAAGGGCTTCGAGGAGATAGCTAAACTGTCTGAGAGCTACGCCCCCGAGGTCGTCGAGAGCGACGTTGGGGTGAGCTCTAAGATGATAAGGGAGGCTGCTCTCAGGCTAGCGCTTTCCAAGAAGCCCATAGTTATGTATTCTCACGGTATAACCCAACAGCTGAGAGCCTTGGACACTTTGAGAGCACTGATCGCCTTAAGCACGGCTATAGGGGTATTCTTCAGCGGGGGTCTCATTCCACTTACTGATCGAAGCAACATGCAGGGGGCAAGCGACGTAGGCTGCTTAGCTGAGTATGGCCCCGGCTATGAGCCAACATCTAGGGGGTTAACTATAGCCGAGATGGTTAAAGCTGCCGAGAGGGGTGATCTTAAGGCCCTCGTAGTAATAGGATTTGACTTAGCCTCATCATTACCAAGTTTTGAGTACGTTAGAAACGTTCTGAGGAACCTTGACCTCCTAGTAGTAATTGATATCTTTCCAAACGAGACAGCCAAGCTAGCTCACGTAATTTTGCCGGCATGCTCTTGGGCTGAGTATGATGGGACCTATACGAACATTGAGGGTAGGGTTCAGAGAGCATTTAAGGCTATAGAGCCGTTTAACGATGCTAGGCCGACGTGGCTCATTCTATCCGAGCTTGCCACGATCATGGGGTCCAAGGCCCTCCACTACATCTCCTGGGTTGATGTGTTCAAGGAAATGACTCTAGCTGTTAAGCAATATTCAGAACTTAGTATTGATGAGGTCTCTAGGGTTGGAGGTCAACTCGTAAAGAAGAACTTCAAAGCTGAGTTGAAGCTAGAACCACTCAAGCTGAAATTGGAGCCACCCAAGAGTCGCCCTGATAAATTCACGTTAATAGCTGGTAGAGCCACTCACCATCTCGACAACGGTGATTTAACTCGCAAACTTAGCTTCGCGATGAAGCAACTACCGGGACCCTACATAGAAGTCTCTCAGGAGGACGCCTCGAAGCTAGGCTTAAGTGAGGGGGATGAAGTTGAGGTTAGAGGAGCTAGGGAATCCCTGAAGGTCAAGGTAAAGCTAGCCCCTAAAGGGTTAAGCAGCACCCTGTTCATGCCCATACATTTCCACCCATGCAGTCCCGTTTCGCTCATGGACTTAGAAATTGACGAGGAGACTAAAGCCCCTCAGTTAAAGCATGTAAACGTTGAATTAGTAAAGTCGGGTTAA
- the rgy gene encoding reverse gyrase: protein MMHAIFSKLCPNCSGDITDDRLLNGLPCKECLPDTYEINDLIKLASTSSLDFKLKIGEILKAHGRLLGYKEHVELAHKLKDFEDFFTEVTGKRMWSAQRAWAKRALSGLSFAIIAPTGVGKTLFAVTLTLYYAKHGKKTLFVLPTVVLANQVYEWLKKYSEKAFINLKIALLFGGHVKDKEEAFKAVRDGQFDVVVMTPMSLAKNFEHMKGLRFDLIAVDDVDALLRRSKNIDRVLQLMGFPAEVIDLALRALKERAKMAGLLRTGRNERIEEVRAKINEMVEQLNALKLKEGFGQLIILSATGRARGLRVRLFRELLGFEAGTIMEYMRNIQDCYCMVDGRGPEDLMKATLELVRKLGSGGLIYVSFDLGSKYAKALTDYLISNGIKAAFAKSGLRGVGKLIDSFASGELDVLVGVASYYGVIVRGLDLPERVRYAIFISVPKFKFTLEAEENQPIRLLQIMSVIQTIVEGEGVFQIAKMIAEMRRHALRLGYEEARLVSRALHEGVELEGYLEEVRKLFAKAKLMINELLKREEIKRKFLSSPLIDAREIEGTLFIFVPDVMTYIQASGRTSRMYTGGLTKGLSIVLYLPDDQNSLNNLIKQTKIYIDDIQWRPLTEVDLDKLLEEIDEDRVKAKKASAGEVEEVKDPVKSALIVVESPTKAKTIANFFGKPSRRIIGSLKVLETFTGNFLLSIIATRGHIFDLITENMGKHGILQIGDLHIPIYNTIKKCRKCGYQFTTDSGSCPRCGSSLIVKSDDVVNLLRRLASEVDLALIATDPDVEGEKIGWDVACTIAPYVSEIKRCEFHEVTRRAIYEAINNPREISIPMVEAQIVRRIEDRWIGFSLSEQLWKAFGKKWLAAGRVQTPVLGWIIERCKEWKQNVTNFLIVSVEDGLKLYFDVPLPYKEIRDSLLKIKESFVVVEGVDLKEVEINPPPPFTTDELLYVASTKGFSSADTMRIAQELFEMGFITYHRTDSTRVSDVGKSIARDYLYEKYKDEYRNWFVPRDWFKEGAHECIRPTRSIDALTLNRLVMDGSITTIIPLTMKHYRLYDLIFRRFIASQMRRAVAVKVKYKFKLEINGKYYTTDHEGIIDIKDPGFLDVLGYRKLKNFKIGDKLKIEEVELRRTSRTSFFKEGDIIKLMKERGIGRPSTYSKIVEGLIRHGYVIKNKWGGLIATGLGINVYDYLIRRFKELVSEATTKELEEKMALVEEGRIEYQSVLRLIANQLDELLKGAESVELTTR from the coding sequence ATGATGCACGCTATATTCAGCAAGCTGTGCCCAAACTGCTCTGGAGATATAACTGATGATAGGCTCCTTAATGGTTTACCGTGCAAGGAGTGTCTTCCTGACACCTATGAGATTAATGATTTAATTAAGCTAGCTAGCACTTCATCACTAGATTTTAAGTTAAAGATTGGAGAAATTCTTAAAGCTCATGGTAGGCTCCTAGGGTATAAGGAGCATGTTGAGCTCGCTCATAAGCTTAAGGACTTTGAGGATTTCTTCACTGAAGTTACTGGTAAGAGAATGTGGAGCGCTCAGAGGGCATGGGCTAAGAGAGCACTTTCAGGGCTAAGCTTTGCGATTATAGCTCCCACAGGCGTAGGCAAAACATTGTTTGCAGTCACACTAACGCTATACTATGCTAAGCATGGTAAGAAGACCCTCTTCGTACTACCCACTGTAGTCTTAGCAAATCAAGTCTATGAATGGCTTAAAAAGTATTCAGAGAAGGCCTTCATCAACTTAAAGATAGCTCTGCTTTTCGGCGGCCACGTCAAGGACAAGGAGGAGGCATTCAAAGCAGTGAGGGACGGTCAGTTTGACGTTGTGGTCATGACGCCAATGTCCCTCGCGAAAAACTTTGAACATATGAAGGGCTTAAGATTTGACCTAATTGCTGTAGATGATGTTGATGCACTTTTGAGAAGATCCAAGAATATAGATCGAGTCCTCCAATTGATGGGGTTTCCAGCGGAGGTAATAGATTTAGCGTTAAGGGCATTGAAGGAGAGGGCCAAGATGGCTGGGCTACTAAGAACTGGACGTAATGAGAGGATTGAGGAGGTGAGAGCTAAAATTAACGAGATGGTGGAGCAACTAAATGCGCTGAAATTAAAGGAAGGCTTCGGTCAGCTCATCATTCTAAGTGCGACGGGTAGAGCTAGAGGTCTTAGAGTTAGGTTGTTCCGTGAGTTATTGGGGTTTGAAGCTGGTACAATAATGGAGTACATGAGGAATATTCAGGATTGCTACTGCATGGTTGATGGAAGGGGGCCTGAGGACTTAATGAAGGCCACTCTCGAACTAGTAAGGAAACTTGGTAGTGGGGGGCTGATATACGTATCATTCGATCTTGGATCTAAATACGCTAAAGCCCTAACAGATTACTTAATTTCGAACGGCATCAAGGCAGCTTTCGCTAAGTCAGGACTTAGAGGTGTAGGGAAGCTCATAGATAGTTTTGCTTCGGGTGAGCTTGATGTACTAGTTGGAGTAGCAAGCTACTACGGAGTCATAGTTAGAGGGCTCGATTTACCCGAGAGAGTTAGATACGCGATTTTCATCTCCGTGCCCAAGTTCAAGTTCACGTTAGAGGCTGAGGAGAACCAGCCTATAAGGCTCCTTCAAATAATGTCAGTTATTCAAACAATTGTTGAGGGTGAGGGGGTCTTCCAAATAGCAAAGATGATAGCTGAGATGAGGAGGCATGCTCTAAGGCTTGGATATGAAGAGGCGAGGCTAGTATCAAGAGCGTTACATGAAGGAGTAGAACTAGAAGGCTATCTTGAGGAGGTTAGGAAGCTTTTCGCAAAAGCGAAGCTTATGATAAATGAGCTGTTAAAGAGAGAGGAGATTAAGAGGAAGTTCTTATCAAGTCCACTTATAGACGCTAGAGAGATTGAAGGAACACTATTCATCTTTGTACCCGACGTCATGACGTACATACAAGCAAGTGGTAGAACGTCAAGGATGTACACTGGAGGCCTCACGAAGGGCCTCTCTATAGTGCTCTATCTACCCGATGACCAGAACTCCCTCAATAACCTAATAAAGCAGACCAAGATATACATCGATGACATCCAGTGGAGACCGCTCACAGAAGTCGATTTAGATAAGCTTCTTGAGGAAATAGACGAGGACAGGGTTAAAGCCAAGAAGGCCTCAGCGGGCGAAGTGGAGGAGGTTAAAGACCCGGTCAAGAGTGCGTTAATAGTAGTTGAAAGTCCTACAAAGGCTAAAACGATAGCTAACTTCTTTGGCAAGCCATCGAGAAGAATCATAGGCTCACTTAAAGTGCTTGAAACATTTACAGGCAACTTTTTGCTAAGCATAATCGCAACTAGGGGGCACATCTTCGACTTAATAACAGAGAACATGGGCAAGCATGGCATCCTTCAAATTGGTGACCTCCACATTCCAATTTATAACACAATAAAGAAGTGCAGGAAGTGTGGCTATCAGTTCACTACAGACTCGGGCTCATGCCCTAGATGCGGCTCGAGCTTAATCGTTAAGTCAGATGACGTAGTTAACTTGTTGAGAAGATTGGCAAGCGAGGTCGACTTAGCTCTGATAGCTACCGACCCTGATGTTGAGGGTGAGAAAATAGGCTGGGACGTGGCCTGCACCATAGCTCCATATGTGAGTGAGATAAAGAGGTGTGAATTTCACGAAGTCACTAGGAGAGCAATCTATGAGGCTATCAATAACCCTAGGGAGATAAGCATACCAATGGTCGAAGCTCAAATTGTTAGGAGGATAGAGGATAGATGGATAGGCTTTAGCTTAAGTGAGCAACTGTGGAAAGCTTTCGGGAAGAAGTGGCTTGCAGCAGGTAGAGTTCAGACACCAGTTCTTGGATGGATAATTGAAAGATGTAAAGAGTGGAAGCAAAACGTAACGAACTTCCTGATAGTTAGCGTTGAGGACGGTCTTAAGCTCTACTTCGACGTCCCCCTACCCTACAAGGAAATTAGGGACTCTCTGCTCAAGATTAAGGAGTCCTTCGTCGTAGTTGAGGGGGTTGATCTTAAAGAGGTTGAAATCAATCCTCCACCACCATTTACAACAGACGAGCTTCTCTACGTAGCATCGACGAAAGGCTTTAGCTCAGCAGATACCATGAGGATAGCACAGGAACTATTCGAGATGGGCTTCATAACGTATCATAGGACAGATAGCACTAGGGTCTCGGACGTGGGCAAGTCAATAGCTCGAGATTATCTCTATGAGAAGTATAAAGACGAGTATAGAAACTGGTTTGTACCAAGAGATTGGTTTAAGGAGGGCGCACATGAGTGCATAAGACCAACTAGATCCATTGATGCACTGACACTCAACCGTTTAGTAATGGATGGCTCTATAACCACAATAATCCCACTGACCATGAAGCACTATAGGCTCTACGACCTCATATTCCGTAGGTTTATAGCAAGCCAGATGCGAAGAGCTGTAGCAGTAAAAGTGAAATACAAATTTAAGCTTGAAATAAATGGTAAGTATTACACGACGGATCACGAGGGCATAATCGACATTAAGGATCCGGGATTCCTGGATGTACTTGGTTATAGAAAGCTGAAGAATTTTAAGATTGGTGACAAATTAAAGATTGAAGAGGTTGAGTTAAGAAGGACATCAAGAACATCATTCTTTAAGGAGGGAGACATCATAAAGTTAATGAAGGAGAGGGGCATAGGTAGACCATCAACCTACTCAAAGATAGTTGAGGGTCTAATACGGCATGGGTACGTTATAAAGAATAAGTGGGGCGGTCTCATAGCAACTGGTCTCGGTATTAACGTCTACGACTATCTAATTAGAAGGTTTAAAGAGCTCGTATCAGAAGCTACGACTAAAGAGCTAGAGGAGAAGATGGCTCTAGTGGAGGAGGGCCGCATAGAGTATCAAAGCGTCTTGAGATTAATAGCTAATCAACTTGATGAGCTGCTTAAAGGTGCTGAGAGTGTTGAGCTTACCACTAGATAA
- a CDS encoding dihydroneopterin aldolase family protein, which translates to MERSEDPARKLFHPSITDRERAIFEAGIALGALYHQFVGIPIARREEVLKAIKDAIEKVMALQPFREKVEVNFNLDAIKGQLQGPYDYSLLRGEAIDVKVTVRYGSAKVRARMRFVEELGFNLMYIEDVEGYGAKQG; encoded by the coding sequence ATGGAGCGCTCTGAAGATCCCGCTCGAAAACTATTTCACCCATCAATAACTGATAGGGAGAGAGCTATATTTGAAGCTGGAATAGCACTTGGAGCACTATACCATCAATTCGTAGGCATTCCAATAGCAAGGAGGGAAGAGGTTCTCAAAGCAATTAAGGACGCCATTGAGAAGGTCATGGCTCTTCAACCATTTAGGGAGAAAGTCGAGGTTAACTTTAACTTGGATGCGATTAAGGGTCAGCTTCAAGGTCCCTACGACTACTCATTACTTAGAGGCGAAGCCATTGATGTGAAGGTGACGGTGAGGTACGGCTCTGCGAAGGTAAGGGCAAGGATGCGCTTTGTGGAGGAGCTCGGCTTTAACTTAATGTACATAGAGGATGTGGAGGGGTATGGTGCTAAGCAAGGTTAA
- the hdrC gene encoding CoB--CoM heterodisulfide reductase subunit C, producing the protein MTLTALAERPSPRKPITADQLDLKLPDELIVAGVERIRECIQCGTCTASCPSGRRTAYRTRLLMRKTLLGLKDDLLKSLDLWLCTTCYTCYERCPRKISTVDTIITLRNMASAKGFMIPRHKEISKQLIEKGHLVPINEANIKRRAELGLSELPPTVHSHPEALNEVKKLLQLTGFTKLVEG; encoded by the coding sequence ATGACTTTGACAGCATTGGCAGAACGTCCAAGCCCAAGGAAACCAATAACAGCAGATCAACTTGATCTAAAGCTACCAGACGAGCTCATAGTAGCAGGCGTTGAGAGGATAAGAGAGTGTATCCAGTGTGGTACATGTACGGCATCATGTCCGTCAGGTAGAAGAACTGCTTACAGAACTAGACTCCTAATGAGAAAGACGCTCCTAGGATTAAAGGATGACCTACTTAAGAGCCTTGATCTATGGCTGTGCACAACATGCTATACCTGTTATGAGAGGTGTCCAAGAAAAATAAGTACAGTAGACACTATAATAACCCTAAGAAACATGGCCTCAGCCAAGGGCTTCATGATACCCAGACACAAGGAGATATCAAAGCAATTGATAGAGAAAGGGCACTTAGTGCCAATAAATGAAGCTAACATTAAGCGTAGAGCTGAGCTCGGGCTATCAGAGTTACCGCCTACAGTTCACTCTCACCCTGAAGCACTTAATGAAGTTAAGAAACTACTTCAATTAACTGGATTCACTAAACTGGTGGAGGGTTAA